Proteins encoded within one genomic window of Desulfocurvibacter africanus subsp. africanus DSM 2603:
- a CDS encoding transposase — translation PPNPNRLEPWEYDKELYKKRNEIERLFRRLKGYRRIFTRYDKLDVMYLGFLTLALIVEALR, via the coding sequence TTCCTCCAAACCCCAATCGCTTGGAACCCTGGGAATATGACAAGGAGCTGTACAAAAAGCGCAATGAGATAGAGCGTCTATTCAGACGACTCAAAGGTTACAGGCGCATTTTTACCCGCTACGACAAGCTCGATGTCATGTACCTTGGCTTTCTCACCTTGGCACTAATTGTAGAGGCGCTCAGATAG
- a CDS encoding class I SAM-dependent methyltransferase: MRRVYTGNRADGYQSIAPIYDLSTSWALAPLRREMRRLILSAGYGAAGRVLDLACGTGVLMAMLRRRGVRALGVDLSSAMLGKARRNGLTGSLARADATMLPVRDASVDCVCLVLALHENTREDQDAMLGEALRALRPGGKLILADWLTPRGVVAQAAHWLMHPVERAAGREHYKGFREFLRAGGLEGILARHGLVLECLDRRFLGALGLAVARQA; this comes from the coding sequence ATGAGACGAGTATACACGGGAAACAGGGCGGACGGCTACCAGAGCATCGCCCCAATTTATGACCTGTCCACGAGCTGGGCGCTCGCGCCCCTGCGACGGGAGATGCGCCGCCTGATCCTGTCCGCCGGATACGGCGCAGCGGGTCGCGTGTTGGATCTGGCCTGCGGCACGGGCGTGCTCATGGCCATGCTCCGGCGACGGGGCGTGCGGGCTCTGGGCGTGGACCTGTCCTCGGCCATGCTGGGCAAGGCCCGGCGCAACGGCCTGACCGGCAGCCTTGCGCGCGCCGACGCGACCATGCTGCCCGTGCGGGACGCGAGCGTCGATTGCGTGTGCCTTGTGCTCGCCCTGCACGAGAACACGCGGGAAGACCAGGACGCCATGCTGGGGGAAGCCCTGCGCGCCCTGCGTCCCGGCGGCAAGCTGATCCTGGCCGACTGGCTTACGCCGCGCGGCGTCGTTGCGCAGGCCGCGCACTGGCTCATGCATCCGGTGGAGCGAGCCGCTGGCAGGGAGCATTACAAAGGATTCCGGGAATTCCTGCGGGCAGGAGGCCTGGAGGGCATCCTCGCGCGGCATGGTTTGGTTCTGGAATGTCTTGATCGCCGTTTCCTCGGAGCCCTAGGTCTGGCCGTGGCCAGGCAGGCCTGA